The sequence AAAGTACGCAAAGGTTTTCGCAAAGGACGCAGAGGGGTTTAGCTTTTTTTGAAAAGTTCGTTATGTGCTTCGCCAATAACTTCAAGTTCGGTGCGGAAGGCTACAAATTTTCCTTCAAAAGGTTTGCTTTGTGCTCGGAGTTCATCAGCGTTTTCATCGTAATATTTTTGAAGGGTTGCTTTGCTGTCAGTTGTGTATTGAACTGAATAAGTAATTCCGCCCATTTCTTCTTCAATAATTACACGTGTAAGCAATGCTTTGCTAAATTTTTCTGTGGCGAGCATTGCAGGAATGTGTTCGGTTTTCATCCAATGCAACCAGCGGTCATGGATGGTTTCTTCTATGTTTATTGTTACGTTGTATATATACATGATTTTAAATTCTAAATTACAAGCTCCAAAATCCAAATAAATTCTAAATCTCAAACTCCAAATTCCAAAGGCATTTTAAGAATATTTCGTCTGCGGTTTTGGGATTTGGAATTTCGAATTTGGTGCTTTTCAGTTTGGTGCTTAGTTTATCGCATCTCCCCGCAAAGAACGATACTTATTCCGTGCTTCCACAAAATAAATACTATCTGCATAATTGAAAATTATGGCTTCGTATTGTGCTTTTGCCTTGTCGGGTTGGTCTAGTTTTTCTTCGTAAATTCTTGCTAAACGATAATGTGCATTGTCTGCCAAAATATCTTCACCATAGAACTCAATTATTTTTAGATAATTGGCTTCAGCTTTTGTGAATTCGCCCTTCTTTTCATAAATCTGACCTTGTTTAAAAAGAGCTTCATCTTCAATCTTATCGCCTTTATTATTGGTTAGAATATCTTCTAGAATAGCAATTGCTTCTACATCTTTTCCTTGAAATTCTAGCAAGTCTGCACGGGCATATTTTTTAAGTGCCACTTGGGTAGAGTCTTCTAAAGAGTTGTCGCGAATTAATAGGCTGAGCTCCATGGCATCATTCGCCATTAATTGTGAAGTGGATTTTTTTAATACATCTAGTTGCACTTGCGCCCATTCAAAATCACCTTTAAAATAGCTGGTTCGCGCTACTTTAAAACGGGCTTCTTGCGCCAAAATATCGCTTTGTACTTTTTTCTGAATTTGAGAATAATAGATTAATGCCTCGTTGAATTTTTCGTCAAAAACTAAAATATCTGCAAGTTCCATTTTTACATGGGCTTCTTGAAAAGGTGACAATTGTTCTTTTGCTAATGCTTTAAGATTTGAAATTGCCAGTTCCTTTTTGTTATTCTGAAAAGCTAGAAAGTGATTGTAATCTATTTGAAGTTGATAAGTTTCTCTGTTTCGTCCAAATTCGTCGAGCAGGTTTTCAAACTTTTTTTCTACTTCTGAATATTCACTCGGTTTGGCTGTCTTCACTTCCATCTTCATGAGAATTTGGTTTCCCTGAAGTTTATTTTGAGGCGTAAACGAATTTTCAATAATGTAGTTTACTATTTCTCTTCCTGATTCATAATCCTCATCGGCAATGGTGATGTATGCCAACTCCGTAATTCCGCCTAAGTCTTCACCAACACGTTTGTAGATTGCTTTTTCCTGCGTAAATGCTTTTTTATATTCCCTTTGCTGAATGAACAACCAGCTAAGCAAGTCATTATAAAGTATATCTGGGTTTTGCTGCGACCGCTGTAGCAAAGTCTTTCTGAGTATAACATTCGCTTCATTGGTGGGATCTTCTGTAGTGTAAAGGCTGAAGTAGCGCTGCGCACTACTTTTGAAACTCAAATTCTTTTCAATAAGATTCAGATAGCTGATAAACATTTTTTCAAGCTTTCCCTGTTCCCCATAAATCTGGGCTAGCTGTGAGTTGAAATCCATTTTGTCGCTAAGAACCATCGCTTTTTCATAGGTGGAAACAGCTTCATCCAGTAGACTGTATTTTTGAAAAGTGGCGCCAATATTATAGGCAAAGTTTGGATTTTGATCTAGTGCTTGAATGGCTTTGTTGAAATTTTCAGAAGCAAGTTCCGTATTATTTTGAAGCGAATAATTATACCCAAGTTCTACATAAAGCTGCGGAAAGTTGCGCCCATCACCTATTTTTTCATTCAATAATTTTTCAACTTCATTGAAATTTTCTAGCTGTTGGTTGGATTCCACCATTCCCATAAAATAATCTAGGCGGTAAGGGCTTTGCTTGCTTAGCTTTTCATAAATGGTCAAAGCCTTTTCAAATTGGCCTTGTTCATAATAGTTTTTGGCCAAAGCATCGCTTTGTGAAAAGCCTGCAGTAGCCGTAAATATGAATAAAATAATGAAAAAATTACGCATGGCGTAAATATAAACAAATGCAATGATAGCAATAGAATTCTGAAAGAATTTTATCAAAAACAAGCTGGCAAATCTAAAATAGCTACTAATGTTTTTTAATGAAATGATTTCAATAAAAAAAGGAGCCGCAATTAAGCAAGCTCCTTCTTTTTAACATTAAACAATCTCCTCTTATTGTTTAACGAATTTGTAGGTGGCCGATTGGCCATTGATAACTAATTTCAAAATATAAACTCCTTGAGAAAGGTTTGCAATATTGATGGTTGCATCATTTTGGTTAATAGAATTTTCCATAACTTTTTGTCCAAGTATTGAAAAGATGGAAACACTTTCAATAGTACTGTTTGCTGAAAGGTTCAAAACATCTTGTGCAGGATTTGGGTAGAATTTGAAACCTTCAAAATTATTGTCCGCTATTCCAACAGTAACACCGTTCTTGGCATCAAAATACAGTCCAAACCCAAAACTGCCACTTGTTCCGGCAAAAGCCATACAAGGAAATCCGTCACTTGTTTCAGCAATGGCAGATGGAAATCCGTCAAATACATCTCGTCCTGTATCGCCAACACCCTCTAGACCTGAGAATACACTACCATCATATTGATTTGAACGGTTAACATCGTCTTGACTATTGTCTATTCTGTCTCTTACATAAGAGGTTTCAATTACGTCGGCTGGTCCAGTTGTGCCCATCCATGTGTCAATATGGGCAATATTATAACCTGCGCTTGTAATTACATAATTGAGGGGTGCATATGCAGCTCCATTTTCGCGTCGGTATGCTTGCCCAATATAGCTGTCTGTGCTTCCTGCATTGCGAGTTGAGGCAAGAATCAAAACCTCATCATCTGTTCCAAAAGTCTTACGTGCAGCGCGGATTGTTGGGTTAAGCGATTCCTTAGATGAACCAGCTACAACAGTTTCATTTAAACTCCAAGATGCTGGGTCGTTATAATCATCATTTGCTTTTGCATATAAATTTTTGCTGTTAAACCCTATATACGTGGCGTAGCAACCTCCATTAATTCCGTATGCCATTTCTACTTGCTCGCCAACAGTTCCGAAGCTAAATTCATCAACCCAGTCGAATCCATAACTACCAGCAGTGCTTCGAGCAGAAAATGTGGAGTTGGTAGATTTGTTATAGGTAACCAAAGCTCGTTGATTTGATGTAGTTGCACTGTAATTAGCGTCTACTCCAAAATCCACAACGTCACTAGCAACACCCTGAAAACCCATAACTCCAGTGGCCATATTCCATCGAATAACCTGAAAAACTTCATTTTGGAAGGCTGCAAAAACAAGCAAATACTCATCCCCAGTTCCATCTATAGTGATTACTTGTATTTTTGAGAAAAGCGAGCCAACTACGGGTTGATCTTTCCAAAGGCTAAAAGTATCACCTCCATCTGTGGAGCGATATATGTAAATACTTGAATCCGAACCACCATTAGTAAAGTTTTCAAAAGCGGCTATATAGATATCACCGTCGCCAGTAACATCCATATCCAGCCCATCTATAAAGCCGGTTCTTAATAATTTATCCGTTGCCCAATCTTCTGGAGCTCTGTTTTCTAATTGACGGTCTGGTACAATAGCTGGTCTATAAGTACCATCGCCACCAATCATAGGATAATTAATTGTTTCAACTGGCTTGTAAAGAGCCGCAACTTTAGGATCAATTGCTTGCCAAGCAGTTTTAATGGCGAGTCTGTTGGCGTTAATCTCGGCTGCCGTGCCGTTCTCTTCAAGAGTCTTTGATTGTTGGTACAAAGCTTCAAGAGCTGGTGTTCTTTCTGGAATAACCAATTGGTCTCCGTTAAAATCTGACTGTGCGATCGCTGTGATGATACAAAGTGAGCACATTAAAAAGGTAATTGCATTTTTCATGATTACATGTTTTTAAGTTATTATTTGTTTGTTTCACTTTATAATCGAGGAGTATATGCCATTGAGTGATTTAACTGAGACAAATCTATGGCAAGTATTAAATGAAGAATATAACTATTGTAACAAAGTCTATAACAAATGTAACAGCAACAAAAAAAGCCGAAAACACTGAGGTTTTCGGCTTGAAAAAAGTTTTAAAATTGATGAATCAGCCTAGTTTTTCTAAATCTATTTCATCAATTGCATCCCAAGTTTCATCTAGATCCATGTTTTTTCCATTGGCTTCAAGATAGAATCGGTTGCTTTGCAGTAATTGTATTTTACTATTGTTGTTGGAAGAGCGATATTCTTCAACGGCTTTTGTACCGTTTTTAGTCGTGGTTCTTTTGTAACCATTTTCATCTTCTTCTTCAAAGTCTTGGCTCATCACCATGCGCATTCCCATAGTTGCGGCTGCTCCCATCTGACCTGCACCATCGATGATGTTTATCGTGAATTTTTTAGATTTGTCTTCATTGGCATACGCCGCTTCAATAGAAGCAATGCCCATCATTCCCACTTCACCAGCTTTATAGCTAATCCGTTTCATTCCGTTTACTTCATCGGGCATCCAAGATTTGAATTCTTCATTAGTCAACGGGGTAATTTCTTGCAGTTCTTTTATATCGTCCTGCATATTGGTCATTTCCTTTACCGCATTGGTGGAGTTTGAAACTGCTTCTTTGGTTTCCTTGATTTTTTTGCTCACTGGATTGTCTTTGCAACTGATTAAAGCCGAAAAAACGAAAAGAGCTAATACATATTTTCTCATAATTGAAATTTTGGTTAGTGAATAAATTTCTTAAAATTTAATCACCAATATAATCAATATCAGAAGAATATAAATAAAATATGAAAAAAATATATGAAGCGTTACATTTCCGAAGCTATCTTTTCGAGCTCGGCATACCAGTTTTCTCCAAATTTACGGATGAGGGCTGCTTTTGTGAATTTATAAACGGGCACTTGTAGTTCTTTCCCCAATGTGCAAGCATCATCACAAATTGGCCAACGGTGATAGTTTACAGCGGAAAACTCACTATAATCCTGAACCCGCACAGGATAAAGGTGACACGAAATAGGTTTTCTGAAATCAATCGCGCCAGCATTGAAAGCGTCTTCAATACCGCAACTGGCAATGCCTTTGTCTGTAAAAGTTACGTAGGCACATTCCTTTCCTTCTACTAAAGGAGTTTCTAGTTCGTTATTTTCGGTTTCAATGTGGGTTCCCTGTTTTTCAATGGCTGCGATGCCTTCAGGGCGAAGAAATGGTTTTACTTTTGGGTAAATTTCCTTGAGAATTGCAACTTCTTCTTTAGAAATAGGCGCCCCTGCTTCACCTTCAATACAACAGGCTCCTTTGCAGGCGTTGAGGTTGCACACAAAATCTTTTGTAATTAAATCTTCAGAAACTATTGTCTTACCAAGTTGAAACATCTGCCAAAGATAATTTGTTTCGGTAATTTAATCAGAATAAATTAAGCTTTTATTAACCCTCGTTGTTGCTATTATGATGTTTAAATTTGACTAATTTCGCGGTCTTTAAAAATTGAAAAAATGTTAAGTCTAAATTTCAAACAAATAGCAACGGCAACGATGGTGCTTTTTGCTGTAATTGACATTATAGGGAGTATTCCTTTAATTATATCCTTACGCGATAAAGCTGGGGAAATAAAAAGCGCACGTGCATCCGTAATTGCGGCCGTTGTGATGGTTATATTCCTTTTTATTGGTGAAGAAATTTTAAAACTTATTGGAATAAACGTGAATGAATTTGCTGTAGCAGGTTCCTTTATTTTATTCTTTCTTGCTTTGGAAATGATTCTGAACATAACACTTTTTAAAGAAAATTCAGACAACACCAGCTCTGCGACGGTTTTTCCTATTGCGTTCCCTATTGTTGCAGGACCTGGATGCTTGACAACGCTTTTAACTTTACGAGCGGAATATGATATGGCAAACATAATTGTAGCAATAATCGTAAATATTATTGTGGTTTTTATAATCCTGAAAACATCCAATAAACTTCAGAAAATTCTGGGAAAAAACGGAATTGCTATCATTCAAAAAATATTTGGTGTAATTTTGCTGGCTATTGCGGTGAAACTTTTCACTTCAAACATTCAAGAACTTTTTAATTAAAGAACAATGAAAATTCTTATCTACATTATGATTGCCCTTGCTGCTGGTCTAGTAATTTACAACATTACCAAACTTGATTTTAATCATTTATTTGAAGGCGACAGCTTTGTTGCATCTGTCGGAGTTTTGACAGGATTGTGTGCTATTTTGGCTCTTGGGATTTTGCTAATTTCGAAAAACATAGCTACTAAAGTAAAGAAATAAGTTTTGCATTTTGACAATATTAACCCAGACTCTAAAGGGATTATTGTCAAAATGTGTGAAGATTGTTTCTTACTTTTTATCCAAATGATCGTTGGCTTCTAGTTCCAAAACTTTCAAAAGCATTGGATCTGCTTCGTTTAGGATTATTTCGTACTCGTTTGGACCAAATAGTTGTTGTGCAATGTTCGCTTTCAATGTTCTTTTCAACTGTTCCGCGTAATTTGAAAGATCTATTTGCGCTTCGTTGAATTTTGCATATTCAATAAATTCTTTAGAAAGACTATCTTCAACTATAAAGTTTTTTCTAAAGTCGTCGAAATTCATTCCCTTAAAAAATGTTCTATTCTTTTCGAGGTATTCAAAGATGAAATAACTCATAAACCCGCTTCGTGAAACATATTGCAGGGTTTCGTTTTCTACGCTTGTATCTTTCGGTACAAAAACGTCTGGGATAATTCCGCCGCCGCCATACACTACTTTTCCTTTCGGAGTTACATATTTCAAGGAATCTGCAACTTTAATACTGTCTGCGTGAATTAGTTCGCCGTTGCGATATCTTTTTTCGTAATCACTATAATAAGTGTCGTTTCCGTTTCCATAAGGTCTCTGGATGGAACGACCCGTTGGTGTGTAATAGCGCGCAATCGTCAATCGAACTGCGCTGCCATCACCAAGAGACATTTCGCGTTGAACCAATCCTTTTCCGAAAGAACGGCGACCAATAATTGTTCCTTTATCATTATCTTGAAGTGCTCCGGCTACAATTTCACTGGCAGATGCTGAGTTTTCATTTATTAAAACATAGAGTTTTCCGTGTTCAAAATCACCACGACGCGATGCGAAGGTTTTGTTGATTTCACCACTTTTATTTTTTGTAATGAGAATGAGTTTGTCATTTTCTAAAAATTCATCCACCACTCTTTCCGCAGTAGAAATATAACCCCCAGGATTGTCGCGAAGATCCAAAACAAGTTTTTTGATGCCTTGACTTCTCAATTTATCTAGGGCGGTTTCAAATTCTTTAAAGGTGGTTTCAGAAAAACGATTTAGTTTTATATATCCCAAATCGTCCGTGATTTTATAGGAAGCGTCAACACTAACTAGTGGAACTTGTTTTCTTCTAACTTTAATTTCAAGCGTTTTGTTTTCACTTGGTCGGAAAACGTCTAGCGCAACTTTGCTATTTATTTCACCTTTTAGATAGTTTGAAATGCTATCGCGTTGTACCAATTCGCCAAAAAGTTTCTTTCCATCTGCATACAGAAGTCTGTCGCCACCTTTTATTCCAGCTTTTTCAGCAGGTCCGCCTTCAATAGAACGAATTACTGCAATGGTATCTTTGTAAACATAAAAACTAACCCCAATGCCAACGAAGGCTCCACGCATATCGTCTGCATTGTGCGCATATTCACTTTTAGGAATATACACGGAATGTGGATCTAGATTTTCGAGAATGCCGTTTACGGTAACATCTACAATGCTGTCGGTGTTCACCTTATCTACATATTCATAATCTATGTAATCTATAAGTCTGTTGAGTTTGTCTTTTTTAGAACTTGTGGCGAATATTTTTTCAGTGTTATCATCAAAGTTGAGTTTAGATCCAATAAAAACACCCACGGCAAGCGCCAGACCAACCCAAAGCGGTAACAGTGGCAGTCTTTTTTTTGTAGTATTATCTGGTGTGGATGATTGTTGTTCCATTATTCTGAATCCAAATCTGAAATATGTTGAATACTTACTCCCGCTTTTTCTAGAAAAGCAATGCCGGAGTTATCTTTATATTCGTTTAAATAAACGATTCTTTTTATTCCTGCTTGATGTATCAATTTACTACATTCTCTACAGGGTGACATTGTGATGTAAAGTGTTGCACCTTCACAAGCCTGGGTGCTGGATGCAACTTTTAAAATTGCGTTTGCTTCAGCGTGGAGTACGTACCATTTTGTGTAGCCTTCTTCATCTTCGCAAACATTTTCAAAACCAGTGGGCGTTCCGTTATAGCCGTCGCTGATAATCATTTTGCCTTTCACAATTAGTGCGCCAACTTGTTTTCTTTTGCAAAAAGAGAGTTTGCTCCACTCTTGCGCCATCCGCAGATAGGCAATATCATACTTACGTTGTTTGCTTTCTTTCATCCGTATAAAATATTCTAGAAATAGGAAGATGGAATGTCCAATTTAATCATTTCAGTTAAATGACAAATAGTTAGAAGGCATTTCATACTTTTAAATCGGCAACGAAATTAGTGGGAAGTTACGCCACTACCAAAAAAAATGTTGTTAAGTTATTGCTAAAGATGTTGATGAATTTAGGAGTAGATGAATTCGTGAATAAGAAATTAGCTAGTCAGGACTTACACTACCTTCTACCCTCTAAAGACTATCAACCCATTAAAAAATCCAATTCTCAATAAGCATCGGGATAACCATCCCAATTACCAGTGAAGAAACCACCAAGACCCAATCTTTTTTGTTGAAACGGAAGATGCTTTGAAAGATGAAGGCGATAATTAAAATTATCATTACAACAATAATTTGCGCTGCTTCAATACCAAGGGCGAATTCAAGTAATGGCAAAATACCACCATCGCTGTCCAGAGCTGTAAAAAATGATGCGAAACCCATTCCGTGAATCAATCCGAAGAAAACAGTTGCTATATAGAAGACGCCCATTTTCTCCAATTTCTTTTCTTTTCCAGCGGTAAAAAGATTGAAAATTGCAGTGACCAAAATAGTTACGGGAATTAAAAACTCAATAACTTTTCCCGAAACACTCACTATATTATAATTGGCCAAAAGCAATGATAACGTATGACCAACGGTAAACAAAGTAACCAAAATCAACAATCGCTTCCAAGAAGAAAAATTATAGGCAGCGCAAAGCACGATCAAAAATAGAATATGGTCATAGGCTTTCCAGTCCAAAACGTGATGGAGACCAAGATTAAAATACAACCAAAAATCAGACATTGGGGATAACGGTTTTCAGAGTTTGTCCAAATATAACGATTGTGGGTAAGATTTCATATATTTAATGAAATTTCTAAATTTTCAGGAAATGAAGAAAATTTTACCTCTGCTGCTTATTGTTTTTATGGTTTTACCAATGCTAGCTCAAAACCCAAATCCAGAGCTATTCAAGACTTGGAATCTTCATAAAATTGAATGGGATTTTGGCGGCGCATTATATATTGCCAATATTGACCCGCCCATTTCACCATATTTAACTGTAAATGAAGACCTTTCTTTTGAAGGTTGCGGTGCTTGCAATTCCTTTTCAGGAAATTTTGAAGTTGTGCCGAATCAAGATAAAGTACGGCCAGTAGATTTTGCTCAAACGTTTAATATTTGTGAAACCCAGTTTCTAAACGATTTTGAAACCGTCTATTTCGAATTTTTCTCTATTGAAGATGATTACTCGTATGAGTTTTATACAGACCCATCCGATAATTTACGACATATGTATTACTCCAATAATCCATCAGGAATTTGGCTGGACTTTGTTGTGGGTGATCCTTTAAGTATTGATGATAACGATTTTGAAAAAATTGAAATATACCCCAATCCAACTTCCCTCAACCTCTTCATTAAATCGAAAAAAATAAATATCGAAAAACTTACCGTGTATTCCATTTCAGGGAAAAAAATAAAGGAATGTCTTCCTGACAATGGGGCGATTGATGTTTCTACCCTTTCTAAAGGAATATATTTTTTAGAAATAGTTTCTTCCCAAGGTAGAAGTGTTCAGAAATTTATCAAGGATTAAATAATTACTCGCACCTCACCCAACTGTTGAATCTTATAAGGAAAGTCTTCGCCAGGAGCGCCAATAAACATGAAATTGACAGGAATATTCCACCTTTTAGAAAGTTCTTTAATTTTTTCAGGTCCAAATTTACCTTGTTCTTCTAAAAATTGAATTTTAATTTCTGGATAAGCCCTGTCCAGCACATCAATGTCCGATTTTAAATTATTGGCCACTTTCATTCCTTCAGCCAGAATTGCAACAATTTTAAGTCTTTTGGTAGGTTCATTATGTTTAATGTATTGCATAACCCTGTTCAATGTTTCCACATTATCATTATTGGTGAAAAAGACAAATTGTTTGCCTGTTAATTCCTGCAATTTGTTTTTGGTAATACGGTTCCAACTTCTAAAAAACTTGCTATCATCTGGAGCAATAAAATCTATAAATCTAAGGGCAGCTTTTAAAATATAGTGATGGTAAAGCATAAAATAAACCACAAAAAGTGTTGGAACCAAATATTCAAAAAAGGTTATCAAAAATTCTGGATTCAAAAATATATTACCCAAAAGCGCAGAAATAACCGCAGCAATAGCTATAAATACAGCCAAATAGGAAGCTCGTTCTGGTCTTGGTAGCTGTTTCCTATTTATTTTCAATAATAAATTCCCCACTCCAAAAAGTACCATTACTGATAAAAAAGCGATGGTGTAAACCCCTGCTAATGAAGGTAAGTCTCCGTGAGTTACTAATAAAATTGAGGTGCAAAGAGCGAAAAATAATACAAAAATTAAATAAGGACTTTTATTTTTGTTTCGTATCAATAAAAAACTTGGCAGCACGCGGTCCAGCGCCATCCGTTCCATCAAGCCACCCACGCCAACGAAAGAGGTAAGGACGGCGCCACTCAAAACTAAAGCCGCATCAATCCCAACCAAAATTGACAGCCAATGTCCGCCAGAGGTTTCGCCAAGAAAAGAAAGCAGCGCATCCTGGTTATTGTTTACCACTTCCTGTGGCAATAAACCCAAGGCAAGAAAAGCAATAAGCGGATTGAAAACACTTACCACAATCCACATGTTTCTTAAAGTCTTTGGAAAAACTCCTGCTTTTTGTTCTTCAACATAATTTGCCGAACTTTCAAAACCACTAATACCGAGCATGGCTGCAGAAAAACCGAAAAAGAGCGCCATCGTTATGCTTCCGCCAACCGGCATATTAAAATTAGCTATCAAAGTTTCGAAACCGTGACTAAAAAGAAAATAAAGACAAAAACTACAAAGAAGCGTCAAAGAAAAAAGATGAAAAAGGAAGATAAACACTGCTACTTTTGAAGATTCTCCAATTCCTATAATAACCAGTCCCATAAACAATAATAATAGTCCGATGGTTACAGGAAACACGGGAATTACATTCCAAACACTATGCGCATATTTAACGGCTTCGCTGGCAGAAAGCACAGCTGTAGCCATATAAGAAAGCACTGTTAAAGCAGCCGCAACGGATGCTGTAGATTTTTTAGTAGTGTTTAAAAGTGCATTATAAGCTCCACCATTTAAGGGTAAGGCACCCACAACTTCACCATAAATTTTCCGGAATAAAAATAAAACCCCCGCAACCATTAAAAGTGAAATCCAAGCGTATTGACCTGCATAAAAAATAGCTAGAGCCGAAACATATAAACATGAAGAACTTATATCGTTACCACAGATGGCTGTGGCTTCCAATTGGTTTAGTTTTTTAGACATTTGTGTGGAATTGAGATAGTAAAAGTAGTGGGTCGAAAAAAATTAATTCAGAAAAATAATGTTAAAAAATTAGATAAAATTTAATTTAGTATACTTATAAATAATATTTCCACAATTCGATTTCTTCTGAAAAACCTTGATTAAATTAATAGAAAATAAAAAAGCCTCAACTTTTATAGTTGAAGCTTCTGTACTCGAGGCGGGAATCGAACCCGCACGTCCTAAAACACTGGATTTTGAATCCAGCGAATTTAACATCAAATTCACGTAAATAATCTTATAATCAATTGATTAGCATACTTTTAATTTTTTTTGATTTTGCTTAATATCATATAAAATCATAATTTGTTGTACCTATGTTGTACCAAATTTAATTATCTTTATAATGTAAAATCAATGTATTATGTCTTCAAATACCAAAATAGTTTTGAGAAAAAAAGCGAATAAAGAGGGAGAGTTCCCATTGGCAATTCGCATCACCAAAAATAGACGTTCAAACTATCATTATGTTGGTCACTATATAAATGACAAGTTTTGGGATATTAAAAATTGTAGGGTCAAGAATACG comes from Aequorivita sublithincola DSM 14238 and encodes:
- a CDS encoding APC family permease — encoded protein: MSKKLNQLEATAICGNDISSSCLYVSALAIFYAGQYAWISLLMVAGVLFLFRKIYGEVVGALPLNGGAYNALLNTTKKSTASVAAALTVLSYMATAVLSASEAVKYAHSVWNVIPVFPVTIGLLLLFMGLVIIGIGESSKVAVFIFLFHLFSLTLLCSFCLYFLFSHGFETLIANFNMPVGGSITMALFFGFSAAMLGISGFESSANYVEEQKAGVFPKTLRNMWIVVSVFNPLIAFLALGLLPQEVVNNNQDALLSFLGETSGGHWLSILVGIDAALVLSGAVLTSFVGVGGLMERMALDRVLPSFLLIRNKNKSPYLIFVLFFALCTSILLVTHGDLPSLAGVYTIAFLSVMVLFGVGNLLLKINRKQLPRPERASYLAVFIAIAAVISALLGNIFLNPEFLITFFEYLVPTLFVVYFMLYHHYILKAALRFIDFIAPDDSKFFRSWNRITKNKLQELTGKQFVFFTNNDNVETLNRVMQYIKHNEPTKRLKIVAILAEGMKVANNLKSDIDVLDRAYPEIKIQFLEEQGKFGPEKIKELSKRWNIPVNFMFIGAPGEDFPYKIQQLGEVRVII